A section of the Solitalea canadensis DSM 3403 genome encodes:
- a CDS encoding RluA family pseudouridine synthase — MGKGLVNTYTYKDIEVLYEDNHILAINKPAGIAVQSDESGDKPLIDFVKDYIKYTYDKPGAAFAGLIHRLDRPVSGVILFAKTSKALERFNKLFKGRDIHKTYWAVVKNAPPKKEDTLINYLRKNPQTNTSKAYDKEIEGSLRSELSYKVLSKSDSYYLLEINPLTGRHHQIRVQLANMGCPIRGDRKYGFQRSNPDWSINLHARKITFEHPVKKEPMEIIAPLPSDPIWRNFNI; from the coding sequence ATGGGGAAAGGGTTAGTTAATACATATACTTATAAAGACATTGAAGTTCTTTATGAAGACAATCATATACTAGCTATCAATAAGCCGGCAGGAATTGCTGTTCAGTCTGATGAATCAGGAGATAAGCCACTGATCGACTTTGTTAAAGATTATATTAAATATACTTACGATAAACCTGGTGCTGCTTTTGCAGGGCTGATACATCGTTTGGACCGACCGGTAAGTGGAGTAATACTTTTTGCTAAAACAAGCAAAGCATTAGAACGCTTCAATAAGCTGTTTAAAGGGCGAGATATCCATAAAACTTATTGGGCCGTTGTAAAAAATGCTCCTCCTAAAAAAGAAGATACGCTCATCAACTATCTGAGAAAGAATCCGCAAACGAATACCTCCAAAGCTTACGATAAAGAAATTGAAGGAAGTTTAAGAAGTGAGCTTTCTTATAAAGTGCTTTCCAAATCAGACTCCTATTATCTGCTAGAGATAAATCCGTTAACCGGTCGTCATCATCAAATTCGTGTGCAGTTAGCCAATATGGGTTGTCCAATTCGGGGCGACAGGAAATATGGGTTTCAACGCTCTAATCCCGACTGGAGTATTAATCTGCATGCAAGAAAAATTACGTTTGAACATCCGGTAAAGAAAGAACCCATGGAAATTATTGCTCCATTGCCTTCGGATCCTATTTGGCGAAATTTTAATATATAA